In a single window of the Acidobacteriota bacterium genome:
- a CDS encoding acyltransferase, producing MSRIVERVLPSLRFERSPHAIVELDGLRALAILLVLGRHGSKVFLSPEQPFFQLGPWNGASLLINGWSGVDLFFVLSGFLIAYHLLRRWSADSWRPQARRYVQKRLLRIVPAYYAFLLLVVLGGVPGYAISREDLGWRTAYHLLFLQDYLPADIVVAFWSLGVEEKFYLVAPLLVVPLGLASAAAGRARWRWVAVLGVLFWIPAVLRFVLHPGGELGYEEYFFSLRSPFHASFDGLIAGCACAFLYARPETRRWLAQGRRAVRLQIGGAVAVLLLLVPAPLADTVARWEAALLGSALALAFAALMLGLLAGRTALNGWLSGQGLFVISKLSYSLYLVHMVFMDSLLAWLSSWPGYGGLSLELQFALYFPLFCAVSALAALLLHYLVERPFLALKDRI from the coding sequence GTGTCCCGGATCGTTGAAAGAGTCCTCCCCAGCCTGCGCTTCGAGCGTTCACCCCACGCCATCGTGGAGCTCGACGGCCTGCGGGCGCTGGCTATTCTCCTGGTGCTGGGGCGCCACGGGAGCAAAGTCTTTCTCTCGCCGGAGCAGCCGTTCTTCCAGCTCGGGCCTTGGAACGGCGCCAGCCTGCTGATCAACGGCTGGTCCGGTGTCGACCTCTTCTTCGTCCTCAGTGGCTTCCTCATCGCCTACCACTTGTTGCGCCGCTGGAGCGCCGACTCCTGGCGGCCCCAGGCCCGGCGGTACGTGCAGAAGCGGCTGCTGCGTATCGTCCCCGCCTACTACGCCTTTCTGCTCTTGGTGGTCCTCGGCGGCGTGCCCGGCTACGCGATAAGCCGCGAGGATCTCGGGTGGCGCACCGCCTACCACCTGCTCTTCCTTCAGGACTACCTGCCGGCGGATATCGTCGTCGCCTTCTGGTCCCTGGGAGTGGAGGAGAAGTTCTACCTCGTGGCGCCGCTGCTGGTAGTGCCTCTGGGCCTCGCCAGCGCCGCCGCCGGCCGGGCTCGCTGGCGGTGGGTTGCCGTGTTGGGAGTGCTGTTTTGGATCCCAGCGGTGCTCCGTTTCGTCCTCCATCCCGGCGGCGAGCTGGGTTACGAGGAGTATTTCTTCTCCCTGCGCAGCCCCTTCCACGCCAGCTTCGACGGCCTCATCGCCGGCTGCGCCTGTGCCTTCCTCTACGCTCGGCCGGAGACTCGTCGCTGGCTGGCCCAGGGGCGGCGGGCGGTGCGGCTGCAGATCGGCGGCGCGGTGGCGGTGCTCCTGCTGCTGGTGCCGGCACCGCTGGCGGACACGGTGGCACGGTGGGAGGCGGCGCTTCTGGGCAGCGCTCTAGCCCTGGCCTTCGCGGCCCTGATGCTGGGACTGCTGGCCGGTCGCACGGCCCTCAACGGATGGCTGTCGGGCCAGGGCCTCTTCGTCATCTCCAAGCTCTCCTACTCGCTGTACCTGGTGCATATGGTCTTCATGGACAGCCTGCTGGCTTGGCTGTCGAGCTGGCCAGGCTATGGCGGCCTGTCCCTGGAGCTCCAATTCGCCCTCTACTTCCCCCTCTTCTGCGCCGTCTCCGCGCTGGCGGCACTGCTGCTCCACTACCTGGTAGAGCGGCCCTTCCTGGCGCTCAAGGATCGGATCTGA